One part of the Syntrophomonadaceae bacterium genome encodes these proteins:
- a CDS encoding flagellar brake domain-containing protein, which translates to MVDLEKFLVVNRKIEVRIDGEREFYKSSVQGFSSQGLAITVPMLRGDWLRLFPGMKVEVKSFADNAQYLFAARVLDRLKEKDLPLYLLSLPADVKRIQLRDYVRAKCALEVFYREVPLSELASVSLLVPDKKGITLDISAGGLRMLIKEPIDPENLILVKMSLPAPRRKPVTITALGEVKGYEKTYEEQARYEVRLFFTTISERDRDKIVATVFQMIIEAAKTLG; encoded by the coding sequence TTGGTTGACCTGGAGAAATTCCTGGTGGTGAACCGGAAAATTGAGGTTCGCATAGATGGAGAGCGGGAGTTTTATAAAAGCAGTGTGCAGGGGTTTAGCTCGCAGGGTTTGGCGATCACTGTTCCCATGTTGAGGGGCGACTGGCTGCGCCTTTTTCCTGGGATGAAGGTTGAGGTGAAGTCTTTTGCTGACAACGCCCAGTATCTGTTCGCGGCTAGGGTGCTCGACCGGTTGAAGGAAAAAGACCTGCCCTTGTACCTGCTTTCATTGCCAGCCGATGTTAAGAGAATCCAATTGCGGGACTATGTGCGGGCAAAATGCGCTCTGGAGGTTTTTTACCGGGAAGTGCCCTTGTCTGAACTCGCTTCTGTTTCTCTCCTGGTGCCGGACAAAAAAGGGATCACCCTTGACATAAGTGCTGGTGGCCTACGGATGTTGATCAAGGAACCCATAGACCCAGAAAACCTGATTTTAGTAAAAATGTCCCTGCCGGCACCCAGGAGAAAACCGGTAACAATAACAGCTTTAGGAGAAGTCAAGGGATATGAAAAGACTTATGAGGAGCAAGCCCGTTATGAGGTGCGCCTGTTTTTTACGACTATCAGCGAAAGGGATAGAGATAAAATAGTCGCGACAGTTTTTCAGATGATCATTGAAGCCGCCAAAACACTTGGTTGA
- a CDS encoding sigma-70 family RNA polymerase sigma factor yields MDLDRLWLQYRRSKDEEARQQLLIHYLHLVKLAAGRLYVKMPVHLDREDLASFGVFGLLDALEKFDPARGVKFETYAYQRIRGAIIDELRAAHWAPRSAADRWRRLAEVSAEEAEALSPDETIASQVGFLSTVSLEKFFFDDQEGLRHADLVADPASPNPEAIYEERELLADLTKAVALLPDKDRLVLSLYYYEGLTLKEIGQVLEVSESRVCQLHARALLRLRQLLQD; encoded by the coding sequence ATGGATTTAGACAGGTTATGGCTTCAATACCGCAGGTCAAAGGATGAGGAGGCCCGGCAGCAGCTCTTGATCCACTACCTGCATCTGGTAAAGCTTGCTGCCGGACGGCTCTATGTTAAAATGCCGGTGCACCTGGACCGAGAGGATTTAGCCAGTTTTGGTGTTTTTGGGCTATTGGATGCCTTGGAGAAGTTTGACCCTGCCAGGGGGGTTAAGTTTGAAACCTATGCCTATCAGCGGATCCGGGGAGCCATCATCGATGAGCTCCGCGCAGCCCACTGGGCTCCCAGATCTGCAGCCGATCGCTGGCGCAGACTGGCTGAAGTCTCCGCCGAAGAGGCCGAAGCACTTTCCCCTGATGAGACAATTGCCAGTCAGGTGGGTTTCCTTTCGACCGTTTCCCTGGAAAAGTTTTTTTTCGATGACCAGGAAGGGTTGCGACATGCCGACCTGGTGGCTGATCCTGCCAGCCCAAACCCGGAGGCCATCTACGAAGAGCGGGAGCTGTTAGCCGACTTGACCAAAGCTGTAGCCCTTTTACCGGACAAGGACAGGCTGGTCTTATCATTATATTATTATGAAGGACTGACCTTAAAAGAAATTGGGCAGGTGTTGGAGGTTTCAGAGTCCCGGGTGTGCCAGTTGCATGCCAGGGCCCTGTTAAGGCTCAGGCAACTGTTGCAGGATTAA
- a CDS encoding endolytic transglycosylase MltG yields MKKLAPLIFGIGLGMFLVSAAMLFQGPEELSREEIEMRAERLGMGYREQFLLFPEENRRPPQDPGHPPASQAPTNSSATGNEGALLEVVISQGSTLTEAARVLFEAGLIAEPDIFVRKVQQMGLSQHLRAGTFRLSPGMDLEELVGQVTRAPRQKPPAQAGQQ; encoded by the coding sequence TTGAAAAAACTGGCGCCTTTGATATTCGGCATTGGGCTGGGGATGTTCCTTGTTTCTGCTGCAATGTTATTCCAGGGGCCTGAGGAATTAAGCCGGGAAGAGATAGAAATGCGGGCAGAAAGACTAGGAATGGGATATCGCGAGCAGTTTCTCCTTTTCCCTGAGGAGAACCGGCGTCCCCCGCAAGACCCTGGCCATCCTCCAGCTTCCCAGGCGCCAACCAATAGCTCTGCTACCGGTAATGAAGGAGCCTTGCTGGAGGTTGTAATCAGCCAGGGAAGCACCTTGACAGAAGCGGCAAGAGTCCTTTTTGAGGCAGGACTTATTGCAGAGCCTGATATTTTTGTGCGAAAAGTGCAGCAAATGGGGTTGAGCCAGCACTTGCGGGCCGGTACCTTCCGGTTATCCCCTGGCATGGATCTTGAGGAGCTGGTGGGTCAGGTAACCAGGGCGCCAAGGCAAAAACCTCCGGCCCAGGCTGGACAACAATAG
- the flgF gene encoding flagellar basal-body rod protein FlgF, producing MLRGLYSSAAGLKVLQRKQDVLANNVANANTPGFKRDQIVLRSFPEQVVLSREAGKGTGAKVVGPISLGVQIHAVNTVFEQGVLTETGRPTDLALGGGREFFVISTPEGERYTRNGSFTLDGEGYLVTKAGDYLLGDAGRIRLQGDDFSVDPAGRVSQAQEFIDQLRVIRINEPAQLIKKGHHLYQAVNEEAVEDVREPKLRQGVLELSNVSLTSEMVKMIAGIRAYEINARVLRVQDELLGKAANEIGAIR from the coding sequence ATGCTCAGAGGTCTTTATTCTTCGGCTGCGGGGTTAAAGGTTCTCCAACGCAAACAGGATGTATTAGCTAACAATGTGGCCAACGCCAATACGCCCGGGTTTAAAAGGGATCAAATAGTATTGCGTTCTTTTCCCGAGCAGGTGGTCTTAAGCCGGGAGGCAGGCAAGGGAACTGGGGCAAAGGTGGTGGGGCCTATTTCTCTGGGCGTCCAAATCCATGCAGTGAATACTGTTTTTGAGCAGGGTGTCCTGACTGAAACAGGGCGGCCAACTGACCTTGCCCTTGGCGGCGGCAGGGAGTTCTTTGTCATCTCCACTCCCGAGGGGGAAAGATACACTAGAAATGGCAGTTTTACCTTGGATGGGGAAGGGTATTTAGTCACCAAAGCGGGAGATTATCTGTTAGGTGATGCAGGCAGAATTCGGCTGCAGGGCGATGATTTTTCGGTTGATCCGGCCGGACGGGTATCCCAGGCGCAGGAATTTATCGATCAACTGCGGGTGATCAGGATAAATGAACCTGCCCAGCTGATTAAAAAAGGTCATCACCTTTACCAGGCTGTTAACGAAGAAGCTGTGGAAGATGTTAGAGAACCCAAGCTTCGGCAGGGGGTGTTAGAATTATCTAATGTCAGCTTGACTTCTGAAATGGTCAAGATGATTGCCGGGATCCGGGCATACGAAATTAATGCCCGGGTACTAAGAGTTCAGGATGAACTGCTTGGCAAAGCAGCAAATGAAATAGGTGCTATAAGATAA
- a CDS encoding chemotaxis protein CheD, translating to MASDYTPDEIRVGIAEWRVAKGAAQITTLGLGSCVGISLYDPLVMVAGLAHIMLPDSKQFSNPANPGKFPDLVLPLLLKEMEILGGRRQRMLAKIAGGAQMFNYPGGQKGFNSVGSRNILASKEVLFLYGIPLIAEETGGNWGRTMIVDTRSGQVTIRAVGKPLLLI from the coding sequence ATGGCTTCTGACTACACTCCTGATGAAATCAGGGTGGGTATTGCTGAATGGCGGGTTGCGAAAGGTGCGGCGCAAATTACCACTTTGGGTTTGGGTTCGTGTGTTGGGATCTCATTGTATGATCCTCTGGTTATGGTAGCGGGGTTGGCCCACATTATGCTTCCGGATAGCAAACAGTTCTCAAATCCGGCAAACCCAGGCAAGTTTCCTGATCTCGTTTTGCCTTTGCTGCTAAAAGAAATGGAGATCTTAGGGGGCAGACGGCAGCGGATGCTGGCCAAGATTGCGGGAGGAGCCCAAATGTTTAATTATCCTGGCGGTCAAAAGGGATTCAATAGCGTAGGGTCGCGCAATATCCTTGCCAGCAAAGAAGTGCTTTTTTTGTATGGGATACCGTTGATAGCCGAGGAAACTGGAGGAAACTGGGGCAGGACCATGATAGTAGACACCAGGTCAGGGCAGGTGACAATCAGGGCAGTTGGGAAGCCCCTGTTGCTAATTTAA
- a CDS encoding protein-glutamate O-methyltransferase CheR has protein sequence MDFAEFKRKIHTLCGVNLDGYKEKQLKRRIDSLMQSLAVNGYDRYLQILGEDRQQLNRFLDRITINVSEFFRNPDIFKLLEDQILPGLLREKARLKIWSAACSNGAEPYSLAILLDEQSKGQHHRIEATDLDLKILAAARQGRYDANSVKNVSADRLARFFTFDNNSYYLKEEIRKKVSFSQHDLITQPYGNDYDLILCRNVTIYFTSEIQDRMYRKFWQSLAAGGVLFIGATESILNYREIGFSKFSSWFYQKGTSGSFGSRNQ, from the coding sequence ATGGATTTTGCCGAATTTAAACGAAAAATACACACTCTCTGTGGGGTAAATCTGGATGGTTACAAGGAGAAACAGCTAAAGCGTCGAATAGATAGTCTTATGCAAAGCCTTGCAGTAAACGGTTATGATCGTTATCTGCAAATACTGGGGGAAGACCGGCAGCAACTCAACCGTTTTCTTGATCGAATTACCATTAATGTGTCCGAGTTTTTCCGTAACCCGGATATTTTCAAGTTATTAGAGGATCAGATCTTGCCTGGTTTGCTGCGGGAAAAGGCCAGACTTAAGATATGGAGTGCTGCATGTTCTAACGGAGCTGAACCGTATTCTCTTGCCATTTTATTGGATGAGCAATCCAAAGGACAGCATCATAGAATTGAAGCTACCGATTTAGACCTTAAAATTCTGGCAGCAGCACGGCAGGGCCGTTATGACGCCAATAGTGTGAAAAATGTTTCCGCTGACAGGCTAGCCAGATTTTTTACTTTTGATAACAATTCTTATTATCTTAAGGAAGAAATCCGAAAAAAGGTCTCTTTCAGTCAGCATGACCTGATCACCCAACCCTATGGCAATGATTATGATTTAATTCTCTGCCGCAACGTGACTATCTACTTTACCTCGGAGATACAAGACCGGATGTACAGGAAGTTTTGGCAGTCTTTAGCTGCAGGGGGAGTGCTCTTTATTGGCGCTACCGAGAGTATTTTGAACTACAGGGAAATTGGCTTCAGTAAGTTTTCCTCCTGGTTCTATCAAAAAGGCACTTCGGGTTCCTTTGGCTCCAGGAATCAATAA
- a CDS encoding chemotaxis protein CheC — protein sequence MSNWDGLTPMQIDALKEIGNIGIGNATTALATMVQRKINMEVPRAEVRHFEDIFYLVGSAEEVVSCVNLAVHGDAPGRILFLLGHSSSLCLIDLLMGNPAGTTKIIGEMETSALQEVGNILAGSFLNSFSQVTGLSMYPSVPAFAHDMLGAILSSALIEAGYYAERALFIQTAFHDEGIILNGHFFLLPETGALDIILNSLGISE from the coding sequence ATGAGCAATTGGGATGGCTTGACACCCATGCAGATAGATGCCTTAAAAGAAATAGGCAATATCGGGATTGGTAACGCAACAACGGCCTTGGCTACGATGGTGCAGAGGAAAATTAACATGGAGGTTCCCAGGGCGGAAGTGCGTCATTTTGAGGATATCTTCTACCTGGTTGGGAGTGCAGAAGAGGTGGTTTCCTGCGTGAATTTGGCTGTCCACGGAGATGCCCCAGGCCGCATTTTATTTTTGCTGGGTCACTCCAGTTCTCTTTGTCTGATAGACCTTTTAATGGGTAATCCTGCGGGAACCACTAAAATAATTGGAGAGATGGAAACATCAGCCCTGCAGGAAGTAGGCAATATATTAGCCGGGTCTTTTCTGAATTCTTTCAGCCAGGTTACAGGGTTAAGCATGTATCCTTCAGTCCCCGCCTTTGCCCACGATATGCTGGGTGCAATCCTGAGCAGTGCCCTGATTGAAGCAGGTTACTATGCTGAACGTGCCCTGTTCATTCAAACGGCTTTCCATGATGAGGGCATTATCCTTAACGGGCATTTTTTTCTGTTGCCGGAAACAGGAGCGCTGGATATAATTCTTAACTCGCTAGGCATTTCAGAATGA
- a CDS encoding response regulator, with product MGKRVLIVDDAAFMRMMIRDILLKNGYQVVGEAENGLKAISLFQELRPDVVTMDITMPEMDGITAVKEIKRMDPAARVIMCSAMGQQMMVMEAIQSGARDFVVKPFQQERVLQALEKALI from the coding sequence TTGGGCAAAAGAGTTTTAATAGTGGATGACGCAGCATTTATGCGGATGATGATCAGGGACATCTTATTAAAAAATGGGTATCAGGTAGTTGGTGAGGCGGAGAATGGCCTGAAAGCAATCAGTCTTTTTCAGGAATTGCGCCCCGATGTTGTGACGATGGATATTACCATGCCGGAAATGGATGGCATTACAGCTGTGAAGGAGATCAAAAGAATGGATCCTGCAGCCAGGGTAATCATGTGCAGCGCAATGGGGCAGCAGATGATGGTGATGGAGGCAATTCAATCCGGCGCCAGAGATTTTGTAGTTAAACCCTTCCAGCAGGAGCGGGTGCTCCAAGCCCTGGAAAAAGCCTTGATATAG
- the fliM gene encoding flagellar motor switch protein FliM, with protein sequence MKEVLSQSEIDLLLSALSSGELTKEDIATKAQVKIKEYDFRRPNKFSQEHLRTLSFIHDNFARMISNFLSAFLRTSVQVKVASVDQVTYEDFVVSLPTPTLFTVYTMHPLPGKAMIETSPAFTFPIIDLLFGGSGEMPRKLRELTEIEIAVLRNLNTSLLEHMQYAWADVFSIAPKLEGTETNPQLTQIISPNETVAVLSMTTSVGKSHGLVNLCLPFLTLEPVVSKLSARHWFSASDSNRNTAHSGLIERLLGAAGINLSLIGGQTSLTVRDFLRLQVGDVVPLDNVIGNDLELEVEGKPKFKVQPGLSGQKIAVQVTAIK encoded by the coding sequence ATGAAGGAAGTCTTGTCTCAATCGGAGATTGACCTTTTGTTAAGCGCTCTGTCCTCCGGGGAACTGACAAAAGAGGACATTGCCACAAAAGCTCAAGTCAAAATAAAAGAATACGACTTCCGCCGGCCTAACAAATTTTCTCAGGAGCATCTGCGGACCCTTTCGTTTATTCATGATAATTTTGCCCGGATGATATCCAATTTCCTTTCAGCTTTTTTGCGCACTTCGGTACAGGTGAAGGTTGCTTCGGTGGACCAGGTTACTTATGAGGATTTTGTCGTATCCTTGCCCACCCCTACTCTTTTTACGGTTTATACCATGCATCCATTGCCAGGAAAGGCAATGATCGAGACAAGTCCGGCCTTCACTTTCCCCATTATTGATTTATTGTTTGGCGGTTCTGGTGAAATGCCGCGCAAACTGAGGGAATTAACAGAGATCGAGATCGCTGTTTTGCGGAACCTTAACACCAGTTTGCTGGAACACATGCAGTATGCTTGGGCTGATGTTTTTTCTATTGCCCCAAAATTGGAAGGCACAGAGACCAATCCCCAATTAACCCAAATAATATCTCCCAATGAAACCGTAGCGGTATTATCCATGACGACCTCCGTGGGCAAGTCTCATGGGCTGGTCAATTTGTGTTTGCCTTTTCTTACTCTCGAACCAGTTGTTTCCAAGCTTTCAGCCAGACATTGGTTTTCTGCCAGCGATTCTAACAGGAATACTGCTCATTCCGGCCTGATCGAAAGACTCCTCGGGGCAGCAGGTATTAACCTGTCTTTGATCGGCGGGCAGACTAGCTTAACGGTCAGAGATTTTTTGCGTTTACAAGTCGGTGATGTGGTACCTCTGGACAATGTTATTGGTAATGACCTGGAATTAGAGGTTGAGGGTAAACCAAAATTCAAAGTCCAGCCCGGACTGTCGGGGCAGAAAATAGCCGTGCAGGTAACAGCTATTAAGTAG
- the fliY gene encoding flagellar motor switch phosphatase FliY → MSSSYLSQEEIDALLRQQPGGAAGQGAGLTETESDTLGEIGNISMGSAATVLSQLLNQRVTITTPRVSVSTLTTLFSAFEAPYVVVEVDFIDGLKGSNLLIINERDAAIIADIMMGGNGLNPPAKLTELHLSAVAEAMNQMIGSAATSMSTMFGRGIGISPPIVSPVDFESSSYVSPLINGEDIVVIRFRIEIGALIDSEIMQVIPVKVAKEEVKLLLYPPAPEQISPPVRAEQAPQPVSSMEHLPVQAVNHQPLPPETKNLELILDVPLSVTVILARTRRQIKEVLGLVPGAILEMDKLADEPVDILVNGTLIAQGEVVVIEENFGVRITSILSPVERLHNLKN, encoded by the coding sequence ATGAGTTCATCCTATTTATCACAAGAAGAGATTGATGCTCTGCTCCGGCAGCAGCCCGGCGGGGCAGCAGGACAGGGTGCTGGTTTGACTGAGACAGAAAGTGATACCCTTGGAGAAATAGGCAACATTTCCATGGGTTCAGCTGCTACTGTCTTGTCCCAGCTCTTAAATCAGCGCGTTACTATCACAACACCCCGGGTGTCTGTTTCTACCCTAACAACCCTTTTTTCCGCATTTGAAGCGCCCTATGTCGTGGTGGAGGTTGACTTCATCGATGGGTTGAAGGGATCCAATCTGCTCATTATTAATGAGAGGGATGCCGCAATTATTGCCGATATCATGATGGGTGGAAATGGGCTTAATCCTCCTGCTAAACTTACTGAGCTTCACTTGAGCGCGGTTGCCGAGGCCATGAACCAGATGATTGGTTCGGCTGCCACTTCTATGTCCACGATGTTTGGCAGGGGAATAGGGATTTCCCCGCCCATTGTCTCACCGGTTGATTTTGAGAGCAGCAGTTATGTTTCTCCTCTGATCAATGGGGAAGACATTGTAGTCATCCGATTTCGGATCGAAATAGGTGCTTTAATCGATAGCGAAATAATGCAGGTTATTCCGGTGAAGGTTGCAAAGGAAGAAGTGAAATTGCTGCTCTACCCGCCAGCCCCTGAGCAAATCTCACCACCGGTCAGAGCCGAACAGGCTCCGCAACCTGTTTCAAGCATGGAACACCTGCCTGTACAGGCTGTCAACCATCAACCTTTGCCGCCGGAAACCAAAAACCTGGAGCTAATTTTGGATGTTCCCTTAAGTGTAACTGTGATCCTGGCCCGGACCAGGCGCCAGATCAAAGAAGTGCTGGGCCTGGTTCCAGGAGCGATTTTGGAGATGGATAAACTGGCGGATGAACCTGTTGACATTCTGGTCAATGGTACTCTTATTGCACAGGGTGAAGTTGTAGTAATTGAAGAGAACTTTGGCGTGCGGATTACCAGCATCTTAAGCCCTGTGGAAAGGCTGCACAACCTGAAGAATTAA
- a CDS encoding small, acid-soluble spore protein, alpha/beta type, with amino-acid sequence MEAQNKVGVDNKKEVFYLARNGRSIMSDRLKWEIAKELGVDRIVAAEGFGGVSSRNCGLMVRKAIEMAERQLAGMGPEARNPY; translated from the coding sequence ATGGAGGCGCAAAATAAAGTTGGTGTGGATAATAAAAAGGAGGTTTTTTATTTGGCGAGAAATGGCCGTTCCATCATGTCTGACCGGCTCAAATGGGAAATTGCCAAGGAATTGGGAGTTGACCGGATTGTAGCTGCAGAAGGTTTTGGTGGAGTATCTTCCCGTAACTGCGGCCTGATGGTGCGCAAAGCCATCGAGATGGCCGAAAGACAGCTGGCGGGAATGGGTCCCGAAGCCAGAAACCCCTACTAA
- the fdhD gene encoding formate dehydrogenase accessory sulfurtransferase FdhD: MGKQVDAVTWYQGQIQETRVHLAMEIPFTVYYNERETVTLLCSPQELDELAIGFLVGEGLLKQPQEIKGLVVDTARGLAWVSAEPDRPLAKEAIGRRFVTSGCGSGTGYYSLADAVLSAKVQTSLVLLPRQVNALLSKMQNLAQQYQVTRGIHGAGLCSPDQVEIFREDIGRHNAVDKILGYCFIKEIKPEDKVLAVTGRISSEIMLKAAKMSIPVLLSRSVPTDMAVIFAEELGITIIGAARAGKFIVYSHRERVALP, translated from the coding sequence ATGGGGAAGCAGGTTGATGCTGTCACATGGTACCAGGGCCAAATTCAGGAAACGCGGGTACACCTGGCGATGGAAATTCCATTTACTGTTTATTATAATGAGAGAGAAACCGTTACCCTCTTATGCAGTCCCCAGGAACTGGATGAGCTGGCAATAGGATTTCTCGTTGGGGAAGGTCTCCTGAAACAGCCGCAAGAGATCAAGGGCCTGGTAGTGGATACCGCGCGGGGTTTGGCCTGGGTTTCTGCCGAACCAGACCGCCCCTTGGCAAAGGAAGCGATCGGCCGGCGCTTCGTTACCAGCGGCTGCGGCAGCGGTACCGGATATTACAGCCTGGCGGATGCAGTTCTTAGCGCTAAGGTTCAGACCAGTTTAGTTTTACTGCCCCGGCAGGTAAATGCTTTGCTGAGCAAAATGCAAAATCTTGCTCAGCAGTACCAGGTTACCAGAGGCATTCATGGAGCAGGGCTTTGTTCGCCAGACCAGGTGGAGATTTTCAGAGAGGATATTGGCCGGCATAATGCTGTTGATAAAATCCTGGGCTACTGCTTTATCAAGGAAATAAAACCAGAGGATAAGGTCTTGGCTGTTACCGGCCGTATTTCTTCAGAAATAATGCTGAAAGCCGCTAAAATGTCAATTCCCGTGCTGTTGTCCCGTTCCGTGCCCACAGATATGGCTGTTATTTTTGCCGAAGAATTGGGGATCACTATAATTGGGGCAGCCAGAGCAGGGAAATTTATCGTCTATTCCCACCGGGAACGGGTGGCTCTTCCATAA
- a CDS encoding 4Fe-4S dicluster domain-containing protein, which yields MERFELGSALAESKKFVAHLQEESGVHVSECYQCGKCSAGCPVASAMDYTPRQVLRLLQLGMREEALKSRTIWLCAHCQTCFTRCPREIDLPRVFEVLMNEAKKAGHVPERHLDLFNRLFLSSVENFGRVHEMGLMMLFNLWSLQPMKDSLLAPKLLFTGKISPLPHRIKGQAAVKRIFEKVRAMGGEA from the coding sequence ATGGAGCGGTTTGAACTTGGCTCAGCCCTGGCTGAATCTAAAAAGTTCGTCGCACACCTGCAAGAGGAAAGCGGTGTCCATGTCAGTGAGTGTTATCAATGCGGCAAATGTTCCGCTGGTTGTCCGGTCGCTTCCGCAATGGATTATACTCCGCGGCAGGTTTTGCGCTTGCTTCAACTGGGGATGCGGGAAGAGGCATTAAAATCCCGCACCATCTGGCTGTGTGCTCATTGCCAGACCTGTTTTACCCGTTGTCCCAGGGAAATAGACCTGCCCCGGGTATTTGAGGTATTGATGAACGAAGCCAAAAAAGCTGGCCATGTACCTGAACGCCACTTGGACCTGTTTAACCGGTTGTTTTTGAGTTCCGTTGAGAACTTTGGCCGGGTGCACGAAATGGGCTTGATGATGCTGTTCAACTTGTGGTCCCTGCAGCCGATGAAAGACTCCCTGCTGGCCCCTAAGCTGCTTTTCACCGGGAAGATCAGCCCCTTGCCCCATCGGATCAAAGGGCAAGCCGCCGTTAAACGGATCTTTGAAAAGGTGAGAGCCATGGGAGGTGAAGCTTAA
- a CDS encoding CoB--CoM heterodisulfide reductase iron-sulfur subunit B family protein, whose translation MKYAYYPGCSLDATGVEFNMSGKAVAKHLGVELWEIPDWSCCGASAAHNTNHLLALALPARNLAMAEKEGLDVAVPCAACFNRMKHTEHAVRESVNTKKTVQEIIEMDYQGTSRAFNLLDILVNQVGIETIKEKVVKPLTGLKVACYYGCLLVRPPKIAQFDDPEDPQTMDRLVQALGGTPVSWSYKTECCGVGHATVKPPAALPLLHRIYQNARDTGADCLAVACPLCFLNLDMRQADVKKRRQAEYNLPVFYFTQLMGMAMGYSPKEMGISKHFVDPMPLLQSKDILRHPTTRREKA comes from the coding sequence ATGAAATATGCGTATTATCCTGGCTGTTCCTTGGACGCCACCGGAGTAGAGTTCAATATGTCTGGCAAGGCGGTGGCCAAGCACCTGGGGGTAGAACTGTGGGAGATCCCGGATTGGAGCTGTTGCGGCGCTTCTGCAGCTCATAATACAAACCACCTGCTGGCCCTTGCCCTGCCGGCCCGCAACCTGGCCATGGCGGAAAAAGAGGGCTTGGATGTGGCTGTTCCCTGTGCCGCCTGTTTTAACAGGATGAAGCACACAGAGCACGCGGTCCGCGAATCAGTCAATACCAAAAAGACTGTGCAGGAAATAATTGAAATGGATTACCAGGGGACCAGCCGGGCTTTCAACCTGTTGGATATCCTGGTCAATCAGGTTGGGATAGAGACGATTAAAGAAAAGGTTGTCAAGCCACTGACCGGTCTCAAGGTTGCTTGTTATTATGGCTGCCTCCTGGTCAGGCCGCCAAAAATCGCCCAGTTTGATGATCCCGAAGATCCGCAGACAATGGACCGGCTAGTACAAGCCTTGGGGGGAACACCGGTCAGCTGGAGTTATAAAACCGAGTGCTGTGGGGTAGGTCATGCAACGGTAAAGCCGCCGGCAGCTCTTCCCCTTTTGCATCGTATTTATCAAAATGCCAGGGATACCGGTGCTGATTGTTTAGCTGTTGCTTGCCCCCTCTGTTTTTTGAACCTGGACATGCGTCAGGCCGATGTGAAGAAGAGGAGGCAGGCTGAATATAACCTGCCTGTGTTCTATTTCACCCAGCTGATGGGCATGGCCATGGGCTACAGTCCAAAGGAAATGGGCATCTCAAAACACTTTGTTGACCCGATGCCGCTTTTACAGAGCAAGGATATTTTGCGGCATCCCACCACAAGGAGGGAAAAAGCTTGA